A single region of the Anopheles funestus chromosome X, idAnoFuneDA-416_04, whole genome shotgun sequence genome encodes:
- the LOC125768471 gene encoding hepatocyte nuclear factor 3-beta isoform X4 has protein sequence MEVVCQLHLQLQKERDRLQAMILHLNKKNEMLRTPAALFGGSFLSQLPAIPTLPSATSSQAATVPPSVTGPFDLIAGLRFPAELAADMVQGAFGARLPHQQHHVGVGSGVGSAHHLHHHHGTQQHQQQQQQQQSSLHSLSPPVTGAHGTGPMVTSGPGATGKSSKGGGAVRPKYFSPQDSDELNYPDVQDDVHKNREFYRSHDVRPPFTYASLIRQAIIESPEKQLTLNEIYNWFQNTFCYFRRNAATWKNAIRTNLSLHKCFVRYEDDFGSFWMVDDHEFLKRRHLSRGRPRKYDISMPPLTDPTTGAPVSSRTPTTGTNEPITAGEHELHDDTMVHGTGSGRHGDGTDVGYGEEYTGGHCTVGETSGNTGRAVPVPGSEKEIHTISTRRPATKKSDYSRRFLIHLHTLSTLRRPLCILQVEVRACIAIAVL, from the exons ATGGAGGTGGTATGTCAGCTACATCTGCAGCTCCAAAAGGAACGTGATCGACTCCAGGCAATGATACTGCATCTGAACAAGAAGAACGAGATGCTCCGCACACCGGCCGCCCTGTTCGGTGGTTCGTTCCTGTCGCAGCTGCCCGCAATACCAACGCTACCGTCGGCCACCTCATCCCAGGCCGCCACTGTTCCACCCTCCGTAACGGGTCCGTTCGATCTGATCGCGGGTTTGCGCTTTCCGGCCGAACTAGCCGCCGACATGGTGCAGGGAGCGTTCGGAGCACGTCTACCCCACCAGCAACATCACGTTGGAGTCGGATCTGGTGTCGGTTCGGCACACCATCTACATCATCACCATGGTacacagcagcaccagcagcagcaacaacagcaacaatcgTCACTACATTCACTTTCACCACCTGTAACGGGTGCGCACGGTACGGGCCCGATGGTCACATCCGGACCGGGTGCTACAGGGAAATCCTCCAAAGGTGGTGGAGCTGTACGACCGAAGTACTTCTCCCCGCAGGATAGCGATG AGCTTAACTATCCAGATGTACAGGACG ATGTGCACAAGAATAGGGAGTTCTATCGCAGCCATGACGTACGTCCACCGTTTACATATGCGTCACTCATCCGTCAG GCCATCATCGAATCGCCCGAGAAGCAACTGACGCTGAATGAAATCTACAACTGGTTCCAGAACACGTTCTGCTACTTCCGACGGAATGCGGCTACCTGGAAG AACGCAATACGAACGAACCTGTCACTGCACAAGTGCTTCGTGCGCTACGAGGACGATTTCGGCTCGTTCTGGATGGTGGATGATCATGAGTTTCTCAAGCGGCGTCATCTATCCCGCGGCCGTCCCAGGAAGTACGACATCTCGATGCCACCGCTTACCGACCCTACCACCGGTGCACCGGTATCCTCCCGCACGCCTACGACCGGTACCAACGAACCGATCACAGCCGGTGAGCACGAACTGCACGACGACACGATGGTACACGGTACCGGTAGTGGGCGGCATGGTGACGGTACGGATGTTGGTTACGGTGAGGAGTACACCGGTGGCCACTGCACCGTTGGTGAGACGAGCGGCAATACTGGTAGGGCGGTACCGGTACCCGGTAGCGAGAAAGAAATCCATACCATATCCACCAGACGTCCGGCGACGAAGAAGTCCGACTACAGCAGACG TTTTTTAATACACCTACACACACTTTCTACTCTCCGCAGACCGTTATGTATCTTGCAGGTTGAAGTACGCGCTTGTATAGCCATAGCTGTACTATGA
- the LOC125768471 gene encoding forkhead box protein K2 isoform X1 — MEVVCQLHLQLQKERDRLQAMILHLNKKNEMLRTPAALFGGSFLSQLPAIPTLPSATSSQAATVPPSVTGPFDLIAGLRFPAELAADMVQGAFGARLPHQQHHVGVGSGVGSAHHLHHHHGTQQHQQQQQQQQSSLHSLSPPVTGAHGTGPMVTSGPGATGKSSKGGGAVRPKYFSPQDSDELNYPDVQDDVHKNREFYRSHDVRPPFTYASLIRQAIIESPEKQLTLNEIYNWFQNTFCYFRRNAATWKNAVRHNLSLHKCFMRVENIKGAVWTVNEAEFCKRRPQKLGIMQFKFQQQQQQQQHHHHPATSQTGPGSGSGHQGKKKQTSSAVALPSPASPQHTAPNHALPGSPRTGGNSIGAAIVASVANTLKPPPPPFFYKRTQYERTCHCTSASCATRTISARSGWWMIMSFSSGVIYPAAVPGSTTSRCHRLPTLPPVHRYPPARLRPVPTNRSQPVSTNCTTTRWYTVPVVGGMVTVRMLVTVRSTPVATAPLVRRAAILVGRYRYPVARKKSIPYPPDVRRRRSPTTADGNKAACELSHIIRGNQKPFTFVPHPFHLSSSFLIHLHTLSTLRRPLCILQVEVRACIAIAVL, encoded by the exons ATGGAGGTGGTATGTCAGCTACATCTGCAGCTCCAAAAGGAACGTGATCGACTCCAGGCAATGATACTGCATCTGAACAAGAAGAACGAGATGCTCCGCACACCGGCCGCCCTGTTCGGTGGTTCGTTCCTGTCGCAGCTGCCCGCAATACCAACGCTACCGTCGGCCACCTCATCCCAGGCCGCCACTGTTCCACCCTCCGTAACGGGTCCGTTCGATCTGATCGCGGGTTTGCGCTTTCCGGCCGAACTAGCCGCCGACATGGTGCAGGGAGCGTTCGGAGCACGTCTACCCCACCAGCAACATCACGTTGGAGTCGGATCTGGTGTCGGTTCGGCACACCATCTACATCATCACCATGGTacacagcagcaccagcagcagcaacaacagcaacaatcgTCACTACATTCACTTTCACCACCTGTAACGGGTGCGCACGGTACGGGCCCGATGGTCACATCCGGACCGGGTGCTACAGGGAAATCCTCCAAAGGTGGTGGAGCTGTACGACCGAAGTACTTCTCCCCGCAGGATAGCGATG AGCTTAACTATCCAGATGTACAGGACG ATGTGCACAAGAATAGGGAGTTCTATCGCAGCCATGACGTACGTCCACCGTTTACATATGCGTCACTCATCCGTCAG GCCATCATCGAATCGCCCGAGAAGCAACTGACGCTGAATGAAATCTACAACTGGTTCCAGAACACGTTCTGCTACTTCCGACGGAATGCGGCTACCTGGAAG AATGCCGTACGGCACAACCTGTCGCTGCACAAGTGTTTCATGCGGGTGGAAAACATAAAGGGCGCCGTCTGGACGGTAAACGAGGCCGAGTTCTGTAAGCGTCGACCCCAAAAGCTCGGCATCATGCAGTTTAagttccagcagcagcagcagcaacaacaacatcaccaCCATCCAGCCACATCACAAACCGGGCCCGGTTCTGGTTCTGGACATCAGggcaagaaaaagcaaacatcatCTGCAGTGGCACTACCATCACCCGCATCACCCCAGCATACAGCACCGAATCACGCGCTGCCGGGATCTCCAAGGACCGGTGGCAACTCGATCGGGGCGGCCATTGTGGCCAGTGTTGCCAACACGCTcaaaccaccgccaccaccattCTTCTACAAACG AACGCAATACGAACGAACCTGTCACTGCACAAGTGCTTCGTGCGCTACGAGGACGATTTCGGCTCGTTCTGGATGGTGGATGATCATGAGTTTCTCAAGCGGCGTCATCTATCCCGCGGCCGTCCCAGGAAGTACGACATCTCGATGCCACCGCTTACCGACCCTACCACCGGTGCACCGGTATCCTCCCGCACGCCTACGACCGGTACCAACGAACCGATCACAGCCGGTGAGCACGAACTGCACGACGACACGATGGTACACGGTACCGGTAGTGGGCGGCATGGTGACGGTACGGATGTTGGTTACGGTGAGGAGTACACCGGTGGCCACTGCACCGTTGGTGAGACGAGCGGCAATACTGGTAGGGCGGTACCGGTACCCGGTAGCGAGAAAGAAATCCATACCATATCCACCAGACGTCCGGCGACGAAGAAGTCCGACTACAGCAGACGGTAACAAAGCAGCTTGCGAACTGTCGCACATAATCCGCGGCAACCAAAAACCGTTTACCTTTGTTCCTCATCCATTCCATCTTTCTTCCAGTTTTTTAATACACCTACACACACTTTCTACTCTCCGCAGACCGTTATGTATCTTGCAGGTTGAAGTACGCGCTTGTATAGCCATAGCTGTACTATGA
- the LOC125768471 gene encoding forkhead box protein I3 isoform X2, whose protein sequence is MEVVCQLHLQLQKERDRLQAMILHLNKKNEMLRTPAALFGGSFLSQLPAIPTLPSATSSQAATVPPSVTGPFDLIAGLRFPAELAADMVQGAFGARLPHQQHHVGVGSGVGSAHHLHHHHGTQQHQQQQQQQQSSLHSLSPPVTGAHGTGPMVTSGPGATGKSSKGGGAVRPKYFSPQDSDELNYPDVQDDVHKNREFYRSHDVRPPFTYASLIRQAIIESPEKQLTLNEIYNWFQNTFCYFRRNAATWKNAVRHNLSLHKCFMRVENIKGAVWTVNEAEFCKRRPQKLGIMQFKFQQQQQQQQHHHHPATSQTGPGSGSGHQGKKKQTSSAVALPSPASPQHTAPNHALPGSPRTGGNSIGAAIVASVANTLKPPPPPFFYKRTQYERTCHCTSASCATRTISARSGWWMIMSFSSGVIYPAAVPGSTTSRCHRLPTLPPVHRYPPARLRPVPTNRSQPVSTNCTTTRWYTVPVVGGMVTVRMLVTVRSTPVATAPLVRRAAILVGRYRYPVARKKSIPYPPDVRRRRSPTTADVF, encoded by the exons ATGGAGGTGGTATGTCAGCTACATCTGCAGCTCCAAAAGGAACGTGATCGACTCCAGGCAATGATACTGCATCTGAACAAGAAGAACGAGATGCTCCGCACACCGGCCGCCCTGTTCGGTGGTTCGTTCCTGTCGCAGCTGCCCGCAATACCAACGCTACCGTCGGCCACCTCATCCCAGGCCGCCACTGTTCCACCCTCCGTAACGGGTCCGTTCGATCTGATCGCGGGTTTGCGCTTTCCGGCCGAACTAGCCGCCGACATGGTGCAGGGAGCGTTCGGAGCACGTCTACCCCACCAGCAACATCACGTTGGAGTCGGATCTGGTGTCGGTTCGGCACACCATCTACATCATCACCATGGTacacagcagcaccagcagcagcaacaacagcaacaatcgTCACTACATTCACTTTCACCACCTGTAACGGGTGCGCACGGTACGGGCCCGATGGTCACATCCGGACCGGGTGCTACAGGGAAATCCTCCAAAGGTGGTGGAGCTGTACGACCGAAGTACTTCTCCCCGCAGGATAGCGATG AGCTTAACTATCCAGATGTACAGGACG ATGTGCACAAGAATAGGGAGTTCTATCGCAGCCATGACGTACGTCCACCGTTTACATATGCGTCACTCATCCGTCAG GCCATCATCGAATCGCCCGAGAAGCAACTGACGCTGAATGAAATCTACAACTGGTTCCAGAACACGTTCTGCTACTTCCGACGGAATGCGGCTACCTGGAAG AATGCCGTACGGCACAACCTGTCGCTGCACAAGTGTTTCATGCGGGTGGAAAACATAAAGGGCGCCGTCTGGACGGTAAACGAGGCCGAGTTCTGTAAGCGTCGACCCCAAAAGCTCGGCATCATGCAGTTTAagttccagcagcagcagcagcaacaacaacatcaccaCCATCCAGCCACATCACAAACCGGGCCCGGTTCTGGTTCTGGACATCAGggcaagaaaaagcaaacatcatCTGCAGTGGCACTACCATCACCCGCATCACCCCAGCATACAGCACCGAATCACGCGCTGCCGGGATCTCCAAGGACCGGTGGCAACTCGATCGGGGCGGCCATTGTGGCCAGTGTTGCCAACACGCTcaaaccaccgccaccaccattCTTCTACAAACG AACGCAATACGAACGAACCTGTCACTGCACAAGTGCTTCGTGCGCTACGAGGACGATTTCGGCTCGTTCTGGATGGTGGATGATCATGAGTTTCTCAAGCGGCGTCATCTATCCCGCGGCCGTCCCAGGAAGTACGACATCTCGATGCCACCGCTTACCGACCCTACCACCGGTGCACCGGTATCCTCCCGCACGCCTACGACCGGTACCAACGAACCGATCACAGCCGGTGAGCACGAACTGCACGACGACACGATGGTACACGGTACCGGTAGTGGGCGGCATGGTGACGGTACGGATGTTGGTTACGGTGAGGAGTACACCGGTGGCCACTGCACCGTTGGTGAGACGAGCGGCAATACTGGTAGGGCGGTACCGGTACCCGGTAGCGAGAAAGAAATCCATACCATATCCACCAGACGTCCGGCGACGAAGAAGTCCGACTACAGCAGACG TTTTTTAA
- the LOC125768471 gene encoding hepatocyte nuclear factor 3-beta isoform X3: MEVVCQLHLQLQKERDRLQAMILHLNKKNEMLRTPAALFGGSFLSQLPAIPTLPSATSSQAATVPPSVTGPFDLIAGLRFPAELAADMVQGAFGARLPHQQHHVGVGSGVGSAHHLHHHHGTQQHQQQQQQQQSSLHSLSPPVTGAHGTGPMVTSGPGATGKSSKGGGAVRPKYFSPQDSDELNYPDVQDDVHKNREFYRSHDVRPPFTYASLIRQAIIESPEKQLTLNEIYNWFQNTFCYFRRNAATWKNAIRTNLSLHKCFVRYEDDFGSFWMVDDHEFLKRRHLSRGRPRKYDISMPPLTDPTTGAPVSSRTPTTGTNEPITAGEHELHDDTMVHGTGSGRHGDGTDVGYGEEYTGGHCTVGETSGNTGRAVPVPGSEKEIHTISTRRPATKKSDYSRR, encoded by the exons ATGGAGGTGGTATGTCAGCTACATCTGCAGCTCCAAAAGGAACGTGATCGACTCCAGGCAATGATACTGCATCTGAACAAGAAGAACGAGATGCTCCGCACACCGGCCGCCCTGTTCGGTGGTTCGTTCCTGTCGCAGCTGCCCGCAATACCAACGCTACCGTCGGCCACCTCATCCCAGGCCGCCACTGTTCCACCCTCCGTAACGGGTCCGTTCGATCTGATCGCGGGTTTGCGCTTTCCGGCCGAACTAGCCGCCGACATGGTGCAGGGAGCGTTCGGAGCACGTCTACCCCACCAGCAACATCACGTTGGAGTCGGATCTGGTGTCGGTTCGGCACACCATCTACATCATCACCATGGTacacagcagcaccagcagcagcaacaacagcaacaatcgTCACTACATTCACTTTCACCACCTGTAACGGGTGCGCACGGTACGGGCCCGATGGTCACATCCGGACCGGGTGCTACAGGGAAATCCTCCAAAGGTGGTGGAGCTGTACGACCGAAGTACTTCTCCCCGCAGGATAGCGATG AGCTTAACTATCCAGATGTACAGGACG ATGTGCACAAGAATAGGGAGTTCTATCGCAGCCATGACGTACGTCCACCGTTTACATATGCGTCACTCATCCGTCAG GCCATCATCGAATCGCCCGAGAAGCAACTGACGCTGAATGAAATCTACAACTGGTTCCAGAACACGTTCTGCTACTTCCGACGGAATGCGGCTACCTGGAAG AACGCAATACGAACGAACCTGTCACTGCACAAGTGCTTCGTGCGCTACGAGGACGATTTCGGCTCGTTCTGGATGGTGGATGATCATGAGTTTCTCAAGCGGCGTCATCTATCCCGCGGCCGTCCCAGGAAGTACGACATCTCGATGCCACCGCTTACCGACCCTACCACCGGTGCACCGGTATCCTCCCGCACGCCTACGACCGGTACCAACGAACCGATCACAGCCGGTGAGCACGAACTGCACGACGACACGATGGTACACGGTACCGGTAGTGGGCGGCATGGTGACGGTACGGATGTTGGTTACGGTGAGGAGTACACCGGTGGCCACTGCACCGTTGGTGAGACGAGCGGCAATACTGGTAGGGCGGTACCGGTACCCGGTAGCGAGAAAGAAATCCATACCATATCCACCAGACGTCCGGCGACGAAGAAGTCCGACTACAGCAGACGGTAA
- the LOC125768495 gene encoding uncharacterized protein LOC125768495, with protein sequence MSPSSAMLVWLGVGLIQLLGGAICAPLDAASSVQVSIETIPDLAAFRKANPGLEVVPLTPRLMSVPEAGSTRQMITYTVGSLSSSDRLVGLTSKQQSWSTPQDVKLDLRYPTAGVGDIVTYVEVVVQQSTSTGRGYIVSGGVGQRNIRLVIEAYGTYYFDYNAAIYGR encoded by the coding sequence ATGTCTCCATCATCCGCCATGTTGGTGTGGTTGGGAGTCGGGCTGATTCAACTCCTGGGCGGTGCCATCTGTGCACCGCTGGATGCTGCATCATCTGTGCAGGTGTCGATCGAAACCATACCGGATCTTGCAGCGTTCCGTAAGGCAAATCCCGGTCTAGAAGTTGTACCGCTCACGCCACGTTTGATGAGCGTACCGGAGGCCGGCAGTACCCGACAGATGATCACCTACACCGTCGGATCGTTATCGTCCAGCGATCGATTGGTCGGGCTGACATCGAAACAGCAGTCTTGGTCGACACCGCAGGACGTTAAGCTCGACCTGAGATACCCAACAGCCGGCGTTGGTGATATCGTGACGTACGTCGAGGTAGTGGTCCAGCAAAGTACATCCACGGGCCGAGGCTACATCGTATCTGGTGGTGTGGGTCAACGCAACATACGGCTGGTAATTGAAGCGTACGGTACATACTACTTCGACTACAATGCGGCCATTTACGGAAGGTAA
- the LOC125768497 gene encoding uncharacterized protein LOC125768497 — translation MFSLYLGLRLVVIGVLLDMLLTSASGKEHNYIFDASELDCSGNMTYGPITLTAYHPLYDSDRKRDYLDAQNRKLYTLQEYLDNRAPYVTVGMDPDLRLPYGKEACIPELNRHFRRAVRLQVRDTHEDLRGGGYRRVDICVRTQEDSYDDIVNLLQVSLVL, via the exons ATGTTTTCGCTATATCTTGGTCTACGGCTCGTTGTGATTGGTGTGCTGCTGGACATGCTGCTAACATCTGCCAGCGGTAAAGAACACAACT ACATTTTCGATGCGTCCGAGCTCGACTGTTCCGGCAATATGACGTACGGTCCGATCACACTCACCGCCTACCATCCGCTGTACGACTCGGACCGGAAGCGCGACTATCTGGACGCTCAGAATCGGAAGCTGTACACGCTGCAGGAGTATCTGGACAATCGGGCACCGTACGTGACGGTCGGTATGGATCCGGATCTCCGGCTACCGTACGGCAAAGAGGCATGTATACCCGAGCTAAATCGTCATTTCCGGCGTGCCGTCCGGCTGCAGGTGCGTGACACACATGAGGATCTGCGTGGTGGCGGTTACCGACGGGTGGATATCTGCGTACGCACACAGGAAGACAGTTATGACGATATCGTTAATCTGCTGCAAGTATCGCTGGTACTGTGA